The proteins below come from a single Miscanthus floridulus cultivar M001 chromosome 1, ASM1932011v1, whole genome shotgun sequence genomic window:
- the LOC136491473 gene encoding protein NRT1/ PTR FAMILY 8.3-like isoform X2, producing MAMDAQDEEKPLIHHLPPQDETSEFISDGTVDISNLSARKQRTGNWTACFFILGAEFTECVAFFAVSKNLVTYRTGVLPESNVNAATTVSTWIGTAFFKPLIGAFLADTFWGRYWTIVIFISVYVIGMTILTGSALLPLLMGLSYNRGIHCLTAYLGLYLVALGNGGIKPCVSAAPLVPINLTRLIQWSG from the exons ATGGCCATGGATGCACAAGATGAGGAGAAGCCGCTGATCCATCACCTGCCACCACAG GATGAAACTTCTGAATTCATTAGCGATGGGACGGTTGATATTAGCAATCTGTCTGCCCGGAAGCAGAGAACTGGGAATTGGACAGCATGCTTCTTTATTTTAG GTGCTGAATTCACTGAATGTGTGGCCTTCTTCGCAGTCTCAAAGAACTTGGTCACTTACCGCACGGGTGTTCTCCCTGAGAGCAACGTCAATGCTGCGACTACCGTGTCCACCTGGATTGGGACTGCATTCTTCAAGCCCCTCATCGGAGCGTTCTTGGCTGACACATTCTGGGGACGATACTGGACAATAGTAATCTTCATCTCGGTATACGTCATT GGGATGACGATCCTGACTGGTTCAGCTCTTCTTCCACTGCTGATGGGCTTGTCCTACAACCGCGGCATTCACTGCCTCACCGCGTACCTGGGCCTCTACCTTGTTGCTCTCGGCAACGGTGGAATTAAGCCATGCGTCAGCGCCGCGCCCTTGGTGCCGATCAATTTGACGCGGCTGATCCAGTGGAGCGGGTGA
- the LOC136491473 gene encoding protein NRT1/ PTR FAMILY 8.3-like isoform X3 produces the protein MAMDAQDEEKPLIHHLPPQDETSEFISDGTVDISNLSARKQRTGNWTACFFILVSKNLVTYRTGVLPESNVNAATTVSTWIGTAFFKPLIGAFLADTFWGRYWTIVIFISVYVICQGMTILTGSALLPLLMGLSYNRGIHCLTAYLGLYLVALGNGGIKPCVSAAPLVPINLTRLIQWSG, from the exons ATGGCCATGGATGCACAAGATGAGGAGAAGCCGCTGATCCATCACCTGCCACCACAG GATGAAACTTCTGAATTCATTAGCGATGGGACGGTTGATATTAGCAATCTGTCTGCCCGGAAGCAGAGAACTGGGAATTGGACAGCATGCTTCTTTATTTTAG TCTCAAAGAACTTGGTCACTTACCGCACGGGTGTTCTCCCTGAGAGCAACGTCAATGCTGCGACTACCGTGTCCACCTGGATTGGGACTGCATTCTTCAAGCCCCTCATCGGAGCGTTCTTGGCTGACACATTCTGGGGACGATACTGGACAATAGTAATCTTCATCTCGGTATACGTCATT TGCCAGGGGATGACGATCCTGACTGGTTCAGCTCTTCTTCCACTGCTGATGGGCTTGTCCTACAACCGCGGCATTCACTGCCTCACCGCGTACCTGGGCCTCTACCTTGTTGCTCTCGGCAACGGTGGAATTAAGCCATGCGTCAGCGCCGCGCCCTTGGTGCCGATCAATTTGACGCGGCTGATCCAGTGGAGCGGGTGA
- the LOC136491473 gene encoding protein NRT1/ PTR FAMILY 8.3-like isoform X1, producing the protein MAMDAQDEEKPLIHHLPPQDETSEFISDGTVDISNLSARKQRTGNWTACFFILGAEFTECVAFFAVSKNLVTYRTGVLPESNVNAATTVSTWIGTAFFKPLIGAFLADTFWGRYWTIVIFISVYVICQGMTILTGSALLPLLMGLSYNRGIHCLTAYLGLYLVALGNGGIKPCVSAAPLVPINLTRLIQWSG; encoded by the exons ATGGCCATGGATGCACAAGATGAGGAGAAGCCGCTGATCCATCACCTGCCACCACAG GATGAAACTTCTGAATTCATTAGCGATGGGACGGTTGATATTAGCAATCTGTCTGCCCGGAAGCAGAGAACTGGGAATTGGACAGCATGCTTCTTTATTTTAG GTGCTGAATTCACTGAATGTGTGGCCTTCTTCGCAGTCTCAAAGAACTTGGTCACTTACCGCACGGGTGTTCTCCCTGAGAGCAACGTCAATGCTGCGACTACCGTGTCCACCTGGATTGGGACTGCATTCTTCAAGCCCCTCATCGGAGCGTTCTTGGCTGACACATTCTGGGGACGATACTGGACAATAGTAATCTTCATCTCGGTATACGTCATT TGCCAGGGGATGACGATCCTGACTGGTTCAGCTCTTCTTCCACTGCTGATGGGCTTGTCCTACAACCGCGGCATTCACTGCCTCACCGCGTACCTGGGCCTCTACCTTGTTGCTCTCGGCAACGGTGGAATTAAGCCATGCGTCAGCGCCGCGCCCTTGGTGCCGATCAATTTGACGCGGCTGATCCAGTGGAGCGGGTGA